Proteins co-encoded in one Quercus robur chromosome 8, dhQueRobu3.1, whole genome shotgun sequence genomic window:
- the LOC126695673 gene encoding uncharacterized protein LOC126695673 translates to MDKKDNFVPRPINTVLEGNKNYLSWSQAMRSFLKGRMLWHYCTGAMIIPVKGASEEDAVFLGRMIEWDSHNHMILTWIRNTSIPSISNLLGSFDDAKSAWDMLAKRYSTTHGSMKYQLVVELHQLRQEPGQSINDYYDQLRYIWDQIDLSDPTWACSKDAQQYASIRDEFRLYEFLMSLHKDFEPIRGQLLNRSPAPSLDTAVNELVREEARLATLQAQNKLNVLAITPSTPLIEQPQQSSDSSGSHNRRKQSNKKVCNYCKRSGHTIETCFRRNKSTAAVANTEPTPPMASTSAESQSSGSTINLSPTELQEIIAQAVRMAGNASLSTALSVLPGSEDGTRAWDRP, encoded by the exons atggataaaaaggaTAATTTTGTTCCTCGCCCCATCAATACTGTATTGGAGGggaataaaaattacttatctTGGTCTCAAGCTATGCGCAGTTTTCTTAAGGGTCGCATGCTCTGGCATTATTGTACTGGTGCAATGATTATTCCTGTCAAGGgagcaagtgaagaagatgctgtTTTTCTTGGTCGCATGATTGAATGGGATAGTCATAACCACATGATCCTCACATGGATTCGGAACACTTCCATTCCCTCTATTTCCAATCTGTTGGGCagctttgatgatgcaaaatctGCATGGGATATGTTGGCCAAAAGGTACTCCACTACTCATGGATCCATGAAATATCAGTTAGTGGTTGAATTGCATCAACTCAGGCAAGAACCAGGGCAATCCATCAATGACTATTATGATCAGCTTCGCTACatttgggaccaaattgacctttcTGATCCAACTTGGGCATGCTCAAAGGATGCTCAGCAATATGCTTCCATCAGAGATGAATTTCGCCTCTATGAATTCCTGATGTCACTTCACAAGGACTTTGAGCCCATTCGAGGTCAGCTTCTAAATCGCAGTCCTGCTCCCTCTCTTGATACTGCTGTGAATGAGCTAGTTAGAGAAGAAGCTCGTCTTGCAACCCTTCAAGCCCAGAATAAGCTCAATGTTTTGGCTATTACTCCATCTACTCCACTCATAGAGCAACCTCAGCAATCAAGTGATTCCTCTGGCTCTCACAATCGTCGCAAGCAGTCCAACAAAAAAGTCTGCAACTATTGCAAGCGTTCTGGCCACACCATTGAGACTTGTTTCCGTCGCAACAAATCTACTGCTGCTGTTGCTAATACTGAGCCTACTCCGCCAATGGCTTCCACCTCAGCTGAGTcccagtcttctggatccactatcaACCTCTCCCCCACTGAACTACAGGAGATCATAGCTCAGGCTGTTCGTATGGCTGgtaatgcatctctttccaCTGCCCTATCTGTTCTACCCG gatccgaggacgggacaagagcttgggaccggccctag
- the LOC126695674 gene encoding transcription factor bHLH30-like — MEPFAWSSNTMAFGSDGLMNDELLVNSSMVRNGSDSSSSLVLDRERSELVEARMKLERKGGTAERTIAALKSHCEAERRRRARINSHLDTLRGLVPGAKKMDKASLLAEVISHMKELKRSAEEASDGFVIPMDFDEVIVEREDGFDGDPYSIRASLCCDFKPGLLSDLKQALNGLHLIIIRAEIATLGGRMKNVLVMTNRKEGEVNHSEVRQALRSVLDKFYSSEEFLLGTTFSNKRQKISIFNCSSSSSLGDVW, encoded by the exons ATGGAACCTTTTGCTTGGAGTTCAAACACCATGGCCTTTGGTTCTGACGGTTTGATGAACGATGAGCTTTTGGTAAATTCTTCAATGGTAAGAAATGGGTCTGATTCATCTTCGTCTTTGGTTTTGGACCGTGAGAGAAGTGAGCTTGTGGAGGCTCGGATGAAGTTGGAGCGTAAAGGGGGTACTGCTGAGAGAACCATTGCTGCTTTGAAGAGTCACTGTGAGGCCGAGAGGCGGCGGAGAGCCCGGATTAATTCGCATCTCGATACGCTTCGGGGCCTAGTACCGGGCGCTAAGAAg ATGGACAAAGCGTCATTGCTCGCTGAAGTAATCAGCCATATGAAAGAACTAAAGAGGAGTGCAGAAGAAGCTAGTGATGGTTTTGTCATACCAATGGATTTTGACGAAGTAATAGTTGAACGAGAGGATGGATTTGATGGAGACCCTTATTCAATTAGAGCATCTTTATGCTGTGATTTTAAACCTGGACTTCTGTCTGATTTGAAACAAGCACTCAATGGTCTCCATCTGATAATAATAAGAGCAGAGATTGCTACCTTGGGAGGCAGAATGAAGAATGTTTTGGTGATGACCAATCGCAAAGAAGGGGAAGTTAATCATTCTGAAGTCCGCCAGGCCCTTAGATCTGTACTGGATAAATTTTATAGTTCAGAGGAATTCTTATTAGGAACCACTTTTTCAAACAAGAGGCAAAAGATTTCTATATTCAATTGTTCTAGTTCATCTTCATTAGGAGATGTCTGGTGA